AGGAGGTGTGCCAGTTCTGGatgtgggtgctggggcagaggggtgTCCCAGTGCCCCAGACTCCTGGCCAGCCCTGGGAAATGGGTGGTGTGGGTGGGCAGCGGTGCCCGTGGTTGGCATTTGCTAGGGGTCATTGCTTAGCAGCGAAAGCGCATCGTTATGAGCAGGGCCTCCTTTCTTCCTGGGGGTCTCCATCCTCAGGGAGGGAGGTTTCAGACCTACTGCGGGTTCTGTGGCAGGGTGACTTAGGAGACCTGCCGCAGCCCCTCCCAGCGGGCTGTGAGTGAGGGGTTTGCTCTTTTCCAGGGGTTATTTCAAGGGGAAGCAACTGGCCTGAgccagggagcagagctggatcTCACAGCTGGGCTCACAGAGCCCATCCAGCCATGCTCCCCACAGCCCACCTCCTGCATGCTGCTAGGCTTGGGCAGGGCTCTCAAATGTACCTGTGCCGGGTCGGCCGCTGTATGGTGGCCACGGTCCCCAGCCAGCTCCTTCCCATAGACATCACTTTGCAAAGCTGCTCTCACTCCAGCAGCACTGACCTAATACTGGTTTTTCCAAGTGCTGCAAATGCATTTCCAGGGCGGGTGAGACGATGGTATCTGGGAGTGAGGCAGgatcctgcctgctgcaggacCATGCAGGGGGAATTGCCCCCTGGGGCAGTGTGGGGATGGCACAGGCTCTCTGTAGTGCCTGCTGTGTGTttgcaggaggggcagggagagtGGAGCAGGAGACTCTCAGGAAGGTGAGACGAGATGAGAGTAAATCTCCCCCCGCCCAGTTCCTACACTCCAGCCTGCTGACAGTCCCTGAAGCTCAGTTTGGTGCGAGGACCCTCTCCCATGCCCCTTGGGGAGCGCAGGTCCCTGTTCTGCACCATGCCGGGCACCACTCTTGTGCCCCCAGCTCCTGCGGGGTCTGGTCAGAAACCCCAAAGCCACCCGGCACCTCTGTGCGCTGGCCCCCACcgctgcaggcagagctctgcctgctgccgcTCTGCGCCCAGGTCTTGGCTCTGCCCCATGGTCACAGCTCTCCGAACCCCTTGCAGGGCGTGAAGGAGTTCAAGTGCGAGGTGTGCGGGCGGGAGTTTACCCTGCAGGCCAACATGAAGCGGCACATGCTGATCCACACCAGCGTCCGTCCCTACCAGTGCCACATCTGCTTCAAAACGTTTGTGCAGAAGCAGACGCTCAAGACCCACATGATTGTGCACTCACCGGTGAAGCCATTCAAATGCAAGGTACTGTCGGGGGTCCAGGGAGGTTAGCAGATCTGGGGTGGTTAGCTCAGGCCCTGGTGTGCTGCACTCAGGAGAAACCCAGCCAGGCTGGGTTGAGCCCTCAGTCACAGGAAAGCAGTTTTGTGATGCCTCCCTCTGTTCGCTTGGGCAAACAGCTCATCCTGACGCGTCTGCTCAGAGCTGcgcagcagagagcagctgctgtgggcagggtgtGGGCACTGCTAACAGGGAAGGACAATTAGTACCTCTCTCTGACCAGCACTAGATCTGCTGGAGTTCCCAGCAATACCAGCACAGCATCCCTGAGGCCTCCcactgcagccagggaggagggaaaCGGCCCCATTACTCTTAGAAGTTGGTGGGAGCAATGGGGGACCCCAGAAGCAAGGTCTGCTCTGAAAAGCACATGTCCCTGTGGCAGCACTGGCCATCGCAGGCGAGCACCTGCCACTGTGACCCTTTGCTGGGGGTGGCAGCGGGAGAGCCCTTGCTGACTCCAGGAACGCTGCCTACAGGTCTGCGGGAAGTCCTTCAACCGCATGTACAACCTGCTGGGCCACATGCACCTGCACGCAGGGAGCAAGCCCTTCAAGTGTCCCTACTGCTCCAGCAAGTTCAACCTGAAGGGCAACCTGAGCCGGCACATGAAGGTCAAGCACGGGGTGATGGACATCAGCCTGGACAGCCAAGGTAGGTGCAGGCTGTGGCCAGTACCTGGTGCTGCCCATTGCAGACTGGGCACTGTGGTCTTCCCTGCTGTGGCCACCCCTGGGAGCACCCAGCTCTCAGCTCTTTGCTTCGGGAGCTGGGCCATGCCACGGCGGCTCCAGCAAGCACCTTTCAGCAAGCTCACGTCTTGTAGCCTGAGGGCTGCCCTTGGCTTGCTTGTCTTGCCAGTGCCCCGTGGTGACAATGCTGTCTCCCCAGCCAAGCACGTGCCCTCCATGGAAaggtaccaagcaggagctggaaTAAGCTTAATAAACTTGgtacaaatacaaataaataaacttcattttaaaaaaaaaaagttaaaataaacagcTCCTCAAGGAGCCATTGAGGCTTTGGCTTCTCTGGAGAGGACAGTGCCCTCTGGTGATGTGGTGACTGTGAGCTTGGTCAAAGGGTTTTGCAGGGTGGGAGGGGTAAATCTCACTGTTTTTGCCCCTGCTGCCCCTTCTGCACCTGCCCAAAGGCACCCTGCGGGGATGGGAGATGTTCCTGCTGCAGGTTTCTGCACAGCATCAGTACAGATGCTCCATCAGCAGTCTTATGGCAGGACCACCCCTGCTTTGTACAGACAGAGCTGGAGACAAGCTCTGGCTGTTTCATCCCCTCGGGTTGCCCAGCAGTTCAACACCCACTTTGAACGCATGCTGGGGGACCCAGCAGGATCCCCCGTTCCTgcccttttctcttcctcctcacctTGGACAactcccagcccagccaagaCTCAGCCAGCATCTAGCACCGTGATGCAGGCAGGGAGTGCAAGTGCAGGGACAGCGCTGGGAGGATGCCTTTCCTGCGCTGCCTTCCTCACCTCCCCTGTGGTGGGATGGATGCCGCAGACCCCTGCGTGTGGCACAGGCACTGGTCAGGGGTGAGCACACGAATGGCAGCTTCCTGCTCTGGCAGTGCTCTGCTGGCAACCCATCCCTGCTGTGGTGTGTGGCTGGGGATCCTCTGGGGTGAGAGCCCCCCACAAGTGGCCTGTCTTGAGCAGAGCTGTAGCTTCTGGGGAGCTTTGGGCTCTAAACCTGAGCTGCCCAGGGAGGATGGGTGCTGTTGGCCCTTGGACCTTCATGCAGGTCTATCATCAGGTGTCCCTGTGCTAAATCCTAGATCCCATGATGGACCTGGCCGGGGCTGACCATGCTGAGCTGGACGGGCAGCAGGAGATGGATGACTTCGAGGAGGAGAACTCTTATGGCTACGGGGGGGTGGGCAACCCTCCAGATGAGCAGGCCATGAAGGAGATGGCGTACTACAACATGTTGTAGCCGAGGCTGGAGGAGGCTGCCAGGGGCCTGTATGGACTTTGCGTGGTAAGAGGAGCTGCTGCCGGCAGGCTGTGGCACCCAACCAGACCTGCACCACCACCCCTGGAGAAGGGGGGGCTCCAGTTGAGCTTGGTGAAGGAGAAAACAGGGATGTCAAAAAACCTTTGCCAGGGcaaaggcaggagcagaggctggAGGTGGCACAGGGCAGCGGTCGCTGCCTGCCACAGGCACACCGAACTGGTGCAGCAAGGGCTCAGCTGCAAGCTGCTGCCTGACCCTTGCAGAGCCCCAGTGGAGCTCTCTCCTTCACTGCggtccttccctccttccccaccacccccagagAGGGAGCACCGGGCTGTGCACCAGCTGTCTGCAGCTCTCTTGCCCACTGCTGACCTCCCTTCGCTctgcttctgcctgcctgcctgccccaccaCACGGTGGCAAGCCGGGACCTTGCCTCTGTCTTCACCCTTGCCTGTACTTCAGTGTCCAGTGTACTtgaagctgcaggcaggggaaggcacaTCCCAGAAGATGATGAGCATTACTAATTATTCTACCTCCTGGGTCCTCCCCcatggctgtgctggggctgcagcccagctggccccctgctcccccctcccagcGCCCCGTGGGGCAGAAGCCCCTCTGCCCACGGGAGGAGGTGGGTTTGCATTTCTTGCTCTTCCCTGTCTCCCAGACAGGCAAGAGCTGTCCCACTTGCTTTGGCACCAGCTGCGAGCTGGCATGGGCAAAGCTGTGGCAACCTGCGCGAGGCCACGGGGCACATacaaaacagaatattttcttacaaACTAATGGCAAAGCtcagaggaagcagcagctctgggtaTAGAGCAGCTGTAGTGAGCAGTGTATTTAAAGGAAGGTAAACCCTGTTCAACTTGAGCAAATGATGgtattttgaaagtaatttatttttttcagatgtgccGCGTGGTTGGATTTATCTTTTCACTGAGTTCAGTTTCCTTCAACCAATGTGCTTTGTAAACCTGTGTAACGTGTGTGGTCTGTGCGTGGGGAGCAGCACGGGCTGCAGTGgtgcggggggcgggggggggctgagggctaTGCTTAGCAAACCACAGCTGCCCTTTGCACTGCCAGTACCCACTCCTCGCCCCCCCTGAGCTGCTGTGGGGCTCAGGAAAAGGCTTTTGCTTGGGATGCACAGCCCTTGGGATTGGGGGGGGTTgcctcctctgctcccaggtGCTGTggtggagggagaaaggagctgGGGCAGTACTGGGTCTGGGACCACTGTCCTGGTTGTCTACCCTCCCTGCCGTAGGGCAGGGGGCcaagcagcaccagcagcattGCTCCCCGAGCATGCCCAGGGCCGGGCAGGGTCTTGGCAGGCACTGGTACCTCCTGGGAGGCTGCAGCAGGCCCAGGACCTGGGGTCCAGCTGGGGCATTGGCACAGGGTTCCAGGACCCCTAAGCTGACCTCCCCTGCAGGCGCAGATCCTACCACACTCCCCAGGGCAGGCCAGCATCTGCCCCATCCCCAAAAGCCCCAGCCTGGCTCTGGGGGGTGGCACCACtcacccctccagcccccagaAAGGCAGGGTGCGCCCCAGCCTTGCCatcacctccccccccccccccaacttcctCCAGCCTCAGGGCAGGATGGAGACAGCGTTGGGCAtccccgctgccctcctgcAGTGCGGCAGtgccgccccctccccacagccccctctGCGCTCCCAGCCAGTGTGGCCCCCCCCTTGCTACCTCAGTCCCATTACCAAATAGCTGCGATGTGCTGGGTGAGGATGGGCTGGTGAGGCCAAGCCGAGGGGGTCCTCGTTGCTGCAGGGAggcagccctgggcagcagcagcaccaggctTTGCCCCGCAGGTTGAGGTGGGGGGGTCTCATGCTGGCAGCTGTGTGGCTCCCTGGCATCCCCCCCCTCACGTACGCAGAGCATTCAGCCACCCCTTGTGCAAAGCCCTACTgtgttttagttatttttttatctcCTCGGTTTGAAGAGTTGTTTAGCAATAATTCTAATAAATGCAAATTCTTTAGCTGCTGGCTGCCTCCTGCGGCCGGCATCCCCCCATGCTCGCACCCCGAGAGCCATGCCACCACCATGTGCCATGGGCCGGTGAGGTGTTTAATGGCTGCTGGCACCACGAGGCAGGAGGGTACATGAATCAGTGCGGGATGGGCCCCCTTCCCGGTCCTACACATCCCTGCTAGAAAGGCTTTAAAAACACTCGTAAGAAAACCGCTTATAAAAATTATTCAACTGTTCCTGAGCTGTGTCGGTGAGCTGGAAGCGGCGCTGGGTCCCCGTCCACCAGGGTGACTGCGGGGCTGGGTGGCCCCCCTTGCCCCCCTACTGCTTGCCCAGGGCCTTGTCCAGGTTGTTCTTGATGGCGTCCAGGAAGTCGGTGGTGTTCACAAAGTGCTCGTTGAGCTTCACACTGCGGGGACACAGAGAAGGGCTGGAGGGGTCCCGCAGCCAGGGGGGagtccctgcccaccccccaccgcagACAGCCCGGCTGGGAGGGGCAGAGCCGGGGTGGGCAGCACAGCCTGGCCGCAGGCATGGCCCGACCCTGCAGGCTGTAAATAGATGCCCTGAGTCCCCAGGGACCATCTGGAGGCCAGCAGCCACCCCACATGGCCAGCCTGCCTTCGTGGCAGGCGGCTGCCCCACACCGCTCCGCCCCGTGAGCCACACGTACTTGGCGAGACCGTGGATGCAGCCGGCGAGGTCCTTCGTCATCGTCCCGCTCTCCACGGTTTCGACGCAGACCTTCTCCAGCGTCTGAGCAAACCTGGGGATGGCAGCATGACACACAGCTCCGCTGAAGCCAGCACCCCTCTGCCGTGGACCCCACCATGGCTGGGACCGGGATGGTTGGCACCAGGGTGGCTGCTGGCAGCGTCCCCCACCCCGGGGTGCCCCCACACCACCCTGCTTACTTGATCAGGTCCGGGTTACTGTCCAGCTTGCCCCGGTGCTCCAGGCCACGCGTCCAGGCAAAGATGCTGGCGATGGGGTTCGTGCTGGTGGGTCGCCCCTGTGTGGAGAGCATGCTCAGCAGCCCGGCATGGGCAGCATGCCACAGGCAAGCCAGTGCAGGCAGCTCGCTGCAGGCAGAGCGCACCCACCTTCTGGTGCTCCCGGTAGTGGCGGGTGACAGTGCCATGGGCTGCCTCGGCCTCAATGGTCTTCCCATCCGGACACACCAGGACAGAGGTCATCAGCCCCAGTGAGCCAAAGCCTGCGGCAGGACGGGGGTCAGGGTGGCTCCAGAAGGGCGACCACACACAGCCCACCCCATGCCGCCCCACACCACCCCAACCTGTCCTACACCACCTCCTCCCACTGCTTCACCTTGGGCCAGGATGTCTGATTGGACATCCCCGTCGTAGTTCTTGCACGCCCAGACAAATCCTCCGGAGGACTTCAGCACCTGGGCAACCATGTCGTCGATAAGCCGGTGCTCGTACCAGATCTTCAGCTTGTCGAACTCTGTCTTATAGTGCCTAGGAGCCCAGGGCAGGCGTCAGCCATGCCTGGCCGTGCCCACCCCAGGCTGGGTCCCACAGCCAAGCCCTGGGCAACAGCCCCCTCCTCGGAGCAGTCAGCCCCCTCGGGACAGCTCTCGCCCCTCAGCAGCCTGAGCTCCTCCAAGTCCGTACTTATCAAAGATCTCctggaagatgtctttgaagcGCCCGTCGTAGGCCTTGAGGATGGTGTTCTTGGTGCTCATGTAGAGAGGCCACTTCTTCTGGATGGCATACTGGAAGCAGCTGTGAGCGAAGCCCGAGATGGACTGCAAGGGAAGTGCATGGACCCCCGTGGGACCCCCGTCCCGCCAGCCTCGCCCAGGTCCACCTGGATGGCAGGGCATGCCGCTCCACAGGGACCCCACCAGCTGCCCCCATCCCACCCCGTTACCTCGTCCGTGTTGTACATGCCCATGCCCACGCCGCCGCCAGGGAAGTTGTACACCTCCCACTCCTTGGCCCCGCTGCCGTCCTTCGGTGTGAAGACCATCTTGAACGTCCCGGACTTGCCCACCACAAAGTCAGTGGCTTTGTACTGCAAGGGGCATGGCAGAGCATCACGCAGGGTCCGGCAGGAGCTGCCAGACATCCCTGTGCCGCAGGCAGCCGCCGCACGGGGCTCACCTGGTCGCCATGGGCATGCCTGCCAATGGTGATGGGCTTGGTCCAGCCGGGCACCAGGCGGGGGATGTTCTTGCAGATGATGGGCTCTCGGAAGACCGTCCCCCCCAGGATGTTTCGGATGGTGCCATTGGGGCTCTTCCACATCTTCTTCAGCTTGAACTCTGGGGTGTGCAGAGGTAAGGCTCCCGAGAGACCCCCCCCACCAGGCACAGCCCCGGCAGtcaccccagcccagcacccagcccctgccagcGCCCCCCCTGCTCCTCCATGCCGTGGGCTGCTGccagagcccagctgctgggccAGCAAAGGAGAGGGACAGCTGGCACAGGCTCGTGAGTGGCACTGGGCAGAGGCCGgtctgtccccagccccatacCCTCAGGGTCCCCGCAGCATCCCCCGGCGGGGGGGACACCACAGTACTAAGACCAGGgcccccagcccaggcagcGGTGCAGCCCCCAACCCACCAGAAATCTGAGCTGGTGGGGGGGAGGCACTGCTGACTCAGAGGGGCCAGGCACACACGGGGGGCTCAGCTCCCCACGGCGCTGCTGGCACCACCCCCACTGCAGTGGGAGCTCGGCCCCTCGGCCCCTGCCCACCTTCCACCCTGGCTTCATCCGGCGTGATGGTGGCACACTTCACGGCCACGCTGTACTTCTGGGTGGCCAGCGCCGAGTCAATGGTGACCTGATCATCTGTCTTATCCCGGTGTGGCAGGCCCAGGTCAAAATACTTCAGCTGGATGTCCACGTTGGGCAGGATGAGCTGGGGGTGCCGGGAGAGCGTTGGAGGGGGGACAACAGTGCGGGGTGCCCAGGGAGCAGCACCATGCATGGCGGCAcagccagccccggcccccgccccggcccccaccccagcccagccacagctgcctgcctgggacAGTCCCCCCTGTCTGGGAtggtcccccctccccgggaccTCCTCACTTCCAGGTCCTGCCGGAAGCTGCGCTGATCTCACCACCTGCTTCCTGCAGATGGACTGACAGACAGAGGACTGACGGACAGGGAGGGCAGCACGCAGGGACTGCCTGTCCCCTCTACAACAGCCACCTGTTCCCCTGTACAGCACCCGCCAGCTCCACTTGTGCAACACCCCAGGCAGGACCCCGTTACCTTCTCCTTGATGAAGGTCCAGATAATCCGCGTCATCTCGTCTCCGTCCATCTCCACCACCGGGTTGGCCACCTTGATCCGCTTGTCAGCATCTAGGGAACGGTGGTGGGGTGTTAGGGGCGCatgcccggccccgccggccccggccccacaGCTCTGCACCGTGGCGTGGGGCCAGGAGTCTTCCCGCGTCCAGCAGGgtcccagtgccacccctgCTCTGGGCCGGGTGCAAGTCAAGGTGCAAACCCCGCTTGGGTGCAGGTTGAGGCACAAACCCTAGTGGGGTCTGGGCCAGTTCATGGTACCAAccctgcctggggctgagctTGGGTGCAGGTCAGGGTGCAAAACCCCACGTGGGAGCAGGACTGGGACCAGGTGCACAGCCTTCTCAGGGCAGGACCTGGGTGCAAGCTGGGGTGCAAATCCCTGTGTGGGACCTGGACCGGGAGTAAACCCCTCTGGGTGCCAAGCCTGGCTGTGGGTCGGGCTACGAAACCCTATGTGGGGCCGGGACTAGGACCGGGACCAGAGGCAAACCCCTCTGGGGAGGGACCTGGGTGCAGCTGGGCTGCAAAACTCTACGTAGGACTGGGACCGGGACCAGGAGCAAACCCTTCTGGGGGCCAAGCCGGGCTGCAGAACTCCACGTGGGACCGGGACCAGAAACGATCCCTTCTGGGGGCCAAACCTGGCTGCAGATTGGGTGGCAAAACCCCGCATGTGACCGGGACCAGGAACAAACTCCTCCAGGGTCAAAGCGGGTACAAGCTGGGGTGCAAAACTCCACGTGGAACCAGGACCGAGAGCAAACCCTCGGGGACCAGACCCGAGTGTAAAACCTCGCGTGGGTCCGTGACCGGTAGCAAACCCAGCCCCATCCCGGAACCGGCTGTAAGCAGGGGGTACAGATTCAGTTgcaaaccacccccccccccccaaaaaaaaaaatccgagCTGGCCCAGCGTGCAAACCCCTCCGTGGGCCGGGACTGGTGCAAACCCCACTCGGGGCAGAAGCAGCCGCCCTCTCCGTACCGAAGGACACGAGGGcttgcccccccgcccccccaaggTCACCCCCCACTCACAGTGTCGGCGCTGCCCCACGGaggcggcagggagggggcagcgggCCAAGCGGCTCAGCGCCGGGGCGGCGCGGAGGTAGCGGGCGGCCATGGCGGGGTGCGACGGGGCGGACGCGACGGGGGCGGTGGAGCGGGGACGCGGTTCGCTCCGCCCCGGGGCGGTGCatgcccgccccccccccgtgggGCCCCGCGCGGGCCCCGAAGGGGCCCGCGTGGGGTCCCACGAGAGGGGGGACCCCGGGCCATTGcttcacaccccccccccagtcagGCAGCACACCCCATCTGCAAAACACCCACGGGGGATGATGCCCTTCGCGGGTGGGGGGTGTACATGGCGGgagggtgcccccccccggggtgggTGAGATGCCACTTGCTGGGTACAAGCGGTGCCAAAGCACAAGGTGACCGGCGAGCGCGGGGATCGGCTTTCACTGGGGTCCTTGGGATGAGGTGGCAAGGGCGGGCAGTCAAGCTGTTCCCCCCCACCACTGTGTGcatcccccccacacacacaccggTTCTGCTTGGTGTGGGTTGCAAGGAGCAGGTGGGTTTGCTGTGGTCCCCGTTCCTAGCAAAGGGACGTGGCCCACCCGGGCACGTCAGGGTCGGGGACACGCTGCCCGCCGAGCCCAGGGCTTGGAGCCAGCTCAGGCTTTCCCTACATAGAAGTGAGCGATCCTACACACTGCCAGCGCGTGACTCGGGGCAGCTGGACCCAGCAGGACAGGCGGCTGCGGGGAAGGGcggctgcagggaagggcagcTGCCGCCATTTTCCGGGGCACCTTCGCCTCGCCTGACCCCGGCATGGCGAGGAGGGGGGTGATGCACCCCAGGGGCTCCCTGAGAACATCCACGGGAGCCAGGAGGTGTGCTGGGACGGCCAGGAGGCTGCTCAGCCCAGGGGGTTTGCTGTCCCTCTGCACGGGCCAAGCCGATGGCTTTTTTTAGCCACAGGGGACAGGCAGATCCTGCTCTGGGAGGAAAAACAGTCCTGCTGGAGCTGCCGGCCccaggcagaggggctgggggggaggcagagccAGGCGCACTGACGTCTGCCTGGCTTTAACATTAACCAGAGCAGACGTCTGTGGGGCTGCCAGCCAGGGGGGGCCGGCACCCACCGCCCCAGGGCAATGCTGGGGTCTTGGGCGTTCCTGCTCCCACTGCCCTCTGCCCTCGCTGTGGCACCCTGTCcagccagcagccctgcagccgcatggccagtgctgctggggctgccccacagcaggGCAGTGGGCGGTGTTGCCCCCCCAGCACAGGGCCCGGGGGGGCCACCCAGCTGCGCCCGGCCACagcgctgcccccccccagctgccctctTCCTGGCCCCGCGGTCAGAGCCACCCAGTGACCACGGCTCTTGCAGGGACGAGGTCACGCCAGCGCGGCGGCCATCCCCCCACGGAGCATGGGCTCCACCGGCGCTGATGAGAGCAGCCATGTGGCACCGTCCCAGGGAAGGGCTGCCTTCAAACAAAGAAGTCCATCCCTGGCCGGAGCCCAATCCACACGCCCCAGGCTGCTGCCAAACCAGCTTCCCCCAAGCGTGCCTGGCCCTGGGAGGGTCCCTGGGGactggcagggctggctgcagaggGTCTGGGCCTCCAGGGAGTGACGTGTCCTGCGAGGGCTCTGGCCCCAGCAGGTTGGGGGCACCAAGAGCCAGAGAATGAGCAAGGACCTGGAGAGGGGGTGGTCTGTCCACACTTGTAGGCAGCCCCGTGTCTGCTCGTGGGAGGGGGGCAACAGGGAGGCCGAGGGGAGGCCATGTGCCCTGCGGGGCAATGCACTCTGTTTCCTTGTGCAAGCAGTGCTGTCCCCAAATGTGGGCCTCCCTCACTGGCACTGCTCtgagctgctgggctgcaggcTGGGTGGCAGGGCCTGCGGCCCCCCGTTCGACAGCAGTCTGCATCCCCCAGGGCTGCCGGGCAGCAGTGTGGGCCAGGGATGACACGGACTGTGGGGCAGGGCACAGCCTCCTACCAGTGACCCTGCACAGCACACCCTCCCCACGCCTCCCCAGGCCCAGGAGTgcacagagcaggcagctgcctgcagcagagcctCTGCACGTGCCAATGGCATGGCCAagtgctgcctgtgctgcacgAGGCGAGGTGGCACAGCTGCTCCAGGGACACGGTGCGACGTCAGGTGGAGCAGCCAGGCTGCCAAGGGTCTCTGTGGCCCAGGCAGGCAGATGGCAGCGCTCGGCCACGGGAGAAGGGATGGAAACTGCACGCTGCATGGCCAGGCTGGAAGGACACTTTGGGAATGGGGGTGTGGGCCCACAGCTGGCTGGCCCCGAGCCCCCTGCTTGGCCCAGCGCTGGCCAGCAGGTCAGTGCCCATGACACTGGCTCTGGGGGAAGGCTGGCACTGCTGccacagctgtgctggcagctctgctctggggctgggggggctccgCCTGCTGGACCCACACGCTGGAGCACAGCTGTGCGTcctgcccagctcagccccGTCACACCCCCACAGCACAGTCCCTTGCCCTGCTCACCCCTCTGCATGGCTGCCTCCCACCCTGCCCACCCTGGGCCGGAGCACTGGCCAGCGCCTCCCAGGGCCATC
This DNA window, taken from Haliaeetus albicilla chromosome 12, bHalAlb1.1, whole genome shotgun sequence, encodes the following:
- the IDH2 gene encoding isocitrate dehydrogenase [NADP], mitochondrial, which gives rise to MAARYLRAAPALSRLARCPLPAASVGQRRHYADKRIKVANPVVEMDGDEMTRIIWTFIKEKLILPNVDIQLKYFDLGLPHRDKTDDQVTIDSALATQKYSVAVKCATITPDEARVEEFKLKKMWKSPNGTIRNILGGTVFREPIICKNIPRLVPGWTKPITIGRHAHGDQYKATDFVVGKSGTFKMVFTPKDGSGAKEWEVYNFPGGGVGMGMYNTDESISGFAHSCFQYAIQKKWPLYMSTKNTILKAYDGRFKDIFQEIFDKHYKTEFDKLKIWYEHRLIDDMVAQVLKSSGGFVWACKNYDGDVQSDILAQGFGSLGLMTSVLVCPDGKTIEAEAAHGTVTRHYREHQKGRPTSTNPIASIFAWTRGLEHRGKLDSNPDLIKFAQTLEKVCVETVESGTMTKDLAGCIHGLANVKLNEHFVNTTDFLDAIKNNLDKALGKQ